From the genome of Pelosinus fermentans DSM 17108:
ATTCTGCACATCGCAAGCGCAATTGTCTCGGAACACGGATTAGTAATTGGTTCGCGCGAGTGCGGAACAAAGACGGGAGAGATCACGGCGTTTCGGGAACTAATTGAAATGCTTGATGTGAAAGGTGCGGTTGTGGTAGCGGATGCCTTGCATTGCAACCATAAGTCAGCCGAGGCGGTTGTTGCTGCCGGAGCAGACTATCTGTTTGTTGTCAAAGATAACGTGCCAACACTCAAAGAGGACATCGCACTTTTTGTGAAAGAAGAGAAGCTTGAAAAATGTGTGAAAGTCGAAAAAAACGGCGGACGCATAGAAAAACGTACAGCATACGCATGCTGTGAAATTGATTGGCTTGACGGGCACGAAAGCTGGAAAAACCTACAGAGCATTGGCGCTATTCACACCGAATTTGAAAAGGGTGGAAAGCTCTCCAGCGAGTGGCACTACTATATTTCCAGTATACCGCTAACCGCTGAATCGCTCCTTCATCATGCACGTCTTGAATGGGGCATTGAATCCATGCACTGGCTGTTGGATGTACATTTTGCTGAAGATAAAACGCGGGTATGGGATATGAATGTGCAAAAAACGCTTAATATCATGCGAAAAATCGCGTTAAACCTCGCGAAGGATTACAAAGCAAAAACCAAGAGCAAATTACCTATTTCGGGACAGTTAAAGCGAAATCTGTTTGATGTCCAAAACCTTTCCGCATTTTTAACATTTTTTACCTTAAATTAGATTGACGTGTGGAAATCATAAAAGCATATTGACAAATCAGTGCAAAGCATTATAATAGAAGAAAAGTAACAATTAGCAGTAATTAATTTGCGGGTTGCAATAATTTTAAGGTTATCTGTTTGGAGCATTGTAACGCAAATAATGACAAATCAATAATGATATAGCTGATCAGTAGTATATGCTGAAGGTAAAGAAGTGATTACGATACGGTAAATCATTCTTTGCCTTTTTTTAATAATTAAATTGCTTTATTAAGAAGCAGCCACTTGCCCGACTATAAAAAAAGTAGAGGTCAAGTTCCTAATTTAGGAACTTGACCTTTTTTATATAAAACCATAAATATGAGGAGTGAAAAACACATGTCAGAGAATAATATACCATTTGTAACATCAGTGCAGGAAAAAAGTGATAAAATTGTTGCTCGTAATATTCATCAAGTTTATAAAATTAAACAGCAGGATAGTGACAGTCTAACGAACTTTGAGGCAATTAAACAATTAGATCTTACTGTAAAACAGGGAGAATTTCTTGCAATTGTAGGACCAAGCGGTTGCGGAAAATCAACATTTCTCGATATGATTGCTGGATTGGCAAAGCCCAGCTCAGGAGAAATATTCATTGATAATAGAAAAATCACTGGTCCAGCATTAGATCGAGGGATTGTATTGCAAGGTTATGCGTTATTTCCCTGGCGGACGGTACGGAAAAACGTAGAGTTTGGTTTGGAAATAAAAAAAATCCCCGAGAAAGATCGTAAGGATATTAGTCAGCGATATATCGAATTGGTTGGATTAAAGAATTTTGAAGAGCGCTATCCCCATGAATTATCAGGCGGTATGAAGCAGCGCGTAGCCATCGCCAGGGCGCTGGCATATGATCCGGAAGTGTTGCTGATGGATGAGCCTTTTGCTGCTGTAGATGCACAAACTAGGGAAACTCTGCAGGAAGAATTATTGCGTATTTGGGAACAAACAAAAAAAACCATTGTGTTTGTTACTCATGGTATTGATGAAGCTGTATTTTTAGCTGATCGGGTTGCGGTAATGACTGCCAATCCAGGTACAATTAAAGATATTATTACGATTAATCTGCCAAGACCGCGAGATGGTATACGTTCTTCAGCTGAATTTGGCTGGGCAAGACATAAAATTTGGGAGTTATTGCAGAATGATCCATCTGCCGCAAATAAGGTAAAACCAGAAAATCAGGATATTGCAGATTTTATATCACCATCAGCAGCACTATAAGCAGTGAAGGTGTAGTTTATGAAAAAAGTTTTTAATAAATTCCGCGGCGTGATAATCCGAAGTTCTGGTCTCCTGACCTTTCTTGCACTTTGGGAGATAGCGCCGCGCTGGGGCTGGGCTGATCCTCAATTCTTACCGCCATTGTCATCTGTATTAAAAGCGGCAGTTGTACTTTGGGACGATGGTTTCTTAATGGATTTTTTCTGGTGCTATGCTGATTGGGGTGCTGGGGTTGTCAATTGATTTATTCGTTCAATATATTGAAAAGAAAGTAATTATATGGGAAGTAGAGGAGAGAGTAGAATGAGTGAGAAAGAAGAACGAAAGCATGGATTTGATACCGTCGCTCTTCATGCCGGTCAAATACCTGATTCAGAAACAGGCGCGAGAGCCGTGCCTATTTACCAGAGTACATCTTTTGTCTTAGGGGACACAAAACGAGCTGCCAGGATTTTTTCATTGGAAGAATTGGGTAACGCCTATACAAGAATGATAAACCCGACTCAGACGGTTTTTGAAGAAAGAGTAGCAGCGTTAGAAGGCGGTGTGGGAGCTTTGGCAGTTGCCTCCGGGCAGGCGGCTATTACATATTCTATACTAAATATTGCTCAGGCAGGAGATGAAATTGTTTCATCAACGGCAATATATGGTGGAACGTATAACTTGTTTCATCATACGTTGCCGAAACTGGGTATTCATGTTTCTTTTGTAGAACCAGGTGACCCTGAAAATTTTCGTCAAGCAATTACCCCTAAAACCAAAGCGATCTATGCTGAAATTATTGGTAATCCCAAAATTGATATTTTAGATATTG
Proteins encoded in this window:
- a CDS encoding ISAs1 family transposase, with the protein product MDILNELQRTMLEVERESEHKGYWYRVSDILTILICGMLCSLQTIDDIHEWSLSAPAHRFLEEFFGIKKIPSRAQFYNILSYVDSKTFNESFIKWMQIVLHGNISGKTVAIDGKTIRSTDKLTKDGSILHIASAIVSEHGLVIGSRECGTKTGEITAFRELIEMLDVKGAVVVADALHCNHKSAEAVVAAGADYLFVVKDNVPTLKEDIALFVKEEKLEKCVKVEKNGGRIEKRTAYACCEIDWLDGHESWKNLQSIGAIHTEFEKGGKLSSEWHYYISSIPLTAESLLHHARLEWGIESMHWLLDVHFAEDKTRVWDMNVQKTLNIMRKIALNLAKDYKAKTKSKLPISGQLKRNLFDVQNLSAFLTFFTLN
- a CDS encoding ABC transporter ATP-binding protein encodes the protein MSENNIPFVTSVQEKSDKIVARNIHQVYKIKQQDSDSLTNFEAIKQLDLTVKQGEFLAIVGPSGCGKSTFLDMIAGLAKPSSGEIFIDNRKITGPALDRGIVLQGYALFPWRTVRKNVEFGLEIKKIPEKDRKDISQRYIELVGLKNFEERYPHELSGGMKQRVAIARALAYDPEVLLMDEPFAAVDAQTRETLQEELLRIWEQTKKTIVFVTHGIDEAVFLADRVAVMTANPGTIKDIITINLPRPRDGIRSSAEFGWARHKIWELLQNDPSAANKVKPENQDIADFISPSAAL